The stretch of DNA GCGTGAGATGGTCCTCCAGAACTACAAGCCCACACGGTCCCAGCTGCTCCAGCTGCGACGGACGCGCCGCATGGCGGAGCGGGGCTACCGCCTTCTCAAGCTGAAGCGGGACGCGCTGATCGTGGAGTTCTTCCGGGTGCTCGACCGCGCGAAGACGCTCCGATCGAACCTCGCGGAGAAGTACCGCACGGCGGAGCAGCGCATCGTGATCGCCCGTGCGATCGAGGGCTCGATCGGCGTCCGCTCCGCAGCCCTTGCGAGCCGCGAGGTGCCCACCCTGGACCTAAGGACGAAGAACGTGATGGGAATCGTGGTCCCCAAGATCGACGCGAAGAGCGTGCGGAAGAAGC from Thermoplasmata archaeon encodes:
- a CDS encoding V-type ATP synthase subunit D translates to MVLQNYKPTRSQLLQLRRTRRMAERGYRLLKLKRDALIVEFFRVLDRAKTLRSNLAEKYRTAEQRIVIARAIEGSIGVRSAALASREVPTLDLRTKNVMGIVVPKIDAKSVRKKLEDRGYGVITTSARIDEAAEAYEALVEDIVVAAEIETTMRRLIEEIEKVKRRVNALEYRVIPELKSTEAFIRQRLEEMERDNFMRLKRFKAM